Proteins encoded in a region of the Podarcis muralis chromosome 2, rPodMur119.hap1.1, whole genome shotgun sequence genome:
- the LOC114592365 gene encoding uncharacterized protein LOC114592365 translates to MYFKNWQMVKNCAFVFILEFYFTLCLFLFQEGDVKIEEQGPRERERLECKGKKPPAGQVGTIRDLLPRADLCQIKQEQEEGQPQQHWEAQKQDFLKTMQPPRSGWETPQAPCPPQSGDGVLSFRGAADASRWPSGRAGGTDQTLLPDTEGLLGMEAATCSGFCAPQEAEPANLAETEPASLARMEGGRWTVDLVRLSPASLPTTSEHSLPGPLEKSDSQTGEEDESQNSMEPPVNSLGRTKKQFKCMECGICFYHSGSLRIHQQTHKGEKLYECMKCGMNFSHSQALRIHQRTHTRKKPFECMECGKSYSRSGALRRHERTHTGEKPFKCMDCGKSFSRSDRLRKHQRIHTEKPFKCIECRKSFSKEEALRIHQRTHTGEKPFECRECDKSFSRSRALRLHQQTHTGEKPFECVDCGKSFSQSGYLRIHQRTHTGEKLFKCMECSKSFSQSGYLRIHQRTHMGEKPFEFTRRNHLNVLNVERASVKKKHLEYTNELTRGRNHLNVGSAIRASVEVGHLDYINRLTPGRNHLNVWIVEKASVKADILEYINKLIQGRNHLNVLNVEKASVKADILEYINELTRGRNYLNVWSAVRASVKVDILEYINELIWGRNHLNVLNVERASVKVDLLEDTNELTRGRNHLNVLNVERASVVVEHLEQCFPSLCLQLFLAYNSHHPLPLVLLVRDDGSCRPKTSGGTRLGNTDLEDINRYIQINHLNVLNVERASVNMDTL, encoded by the exons ATGTATTTCAAAAACTGGCAAATGGTTAAaaattgtgcttttgtttttattcttgagttttattttactttgtgtttatttcttttccaGGAGGGTGATGTAAAAATTGAAGAGCAGGGacccagggagagggagagactggAGTGCAAAGGAAAGAAACCTCCTGCCGGCCAAGTTGGGACCATCAGGGATCTTCTGCCTCGGGCAGATTTATGTCAGATTAAGCAGGAGCAAGAGGAGGGGCAGCCGCAGCAGCACTGGGAGGCCCAGAAGCAGGATTTCCTGAAGACGATGCAGCCCCCTCGTTCAGGGTGGGAAACCCCACAGGCTCCCTGTCCTCCCCAATCCGGGGATGGTGTCCTCTCCTTCAGGGGAGCTGCAGATGCCAGTCGGTGGCCCAGTGGGAGAGCAGGGGGGACAGACCAGACCCtgctcccagacactgagggGCTTCTGGGAATG gaagctgcaacttgctctggattctgtgctcctcaggaagctgaacctgcaaacctagctgagactgaacctgcaagcctggccaggatggaaggaggaagatggacggttgacctggtcaggctgtctcccgcatccctccccacaacctctgagcattccctcccaggaccgttggagaaatctg actcccaaacaggtgaggaagatgaaagtcagaattctatggagccacctgtgaattcattgggaagaacaaagaaacagtttaaatgtatggaatgtgggatATGCTTTTATCACAGTGGAAGTCTGAggatacatcaacaaactcacaaagGAGAGAAACTATATGAATGTATGAAGTGTGGAATGAACTTTAGTCATAGTCaagcacttagaatacatcaacgaactcacacaaggaagaaaccatttgaatgtatggaatgtggaaagagctacagtcgAAGTGGGGCACTTAGAAGACAtgaacgaactcacacgggggagaaaccatttaaatgcatggattgtggaaagagcttcagtcgaagtgatagacttagaaaacatcaacgaattcacacggagaaaccatttaaatgtattgaatgtagaaagagcttcagtaaagaagaagcacttagaatacaccaacgaactcacacgggggagaaaccatttgaatgtaggGAGTGCGataagagcttcagtcgaagtagGGCACTTAGattacatcaacagactcacaccggggagaaaccatttgaatgtgtggattgtggaaaaagcttcagtcaaagcggatatcttagaatacatcaacgaactcacacgggggagaaactatttaaatgtatggagtgcagtaagagcttcagtcaaagtggatatcttagaatacatcaacgaactcatatgggggagaaaccatttgaattcacacggagaaaccatttaaatgtattgaatgtagaaagagcttcagtaaagaagaagcacttagaatacaccaacgaactcacacgggggagaaaccatttgaatgtaggGAGTGCGataagagcttcagtcgaagtagGGCACTTAGattacatcaacagactcacaccggggagaaaccatttgaatgtgtggattgtggaaaaagcttcagtcaaagcggatatcttagaatacatcaacaaactcatacaggggagaaaccatttgaatgtattgaatgtggaaaaagcttcagtcaaagcggatatcttagaatacatcaacgaactcacacgggggagaaactatttaaatgtatggagtgcagtaagagcttcagtcaaagtggatatcttagaatacatcaacgaactcatatgggggagaaaccatttgaatgtactgaatgtggaaagagcttcagtgaaagtggacctcttagaagacaccaacgaactcacacgggggagaaaccatttaaatgtattgaatgtggaaagagcttcagtcgtagtggaacacttagaacagtgtttcccaagcttgtgcctccagctgtttttggcctacaattcccatcatcccttgccactggtcttgctagtcagggatgatgggagttgtaggccaaaaacatctggaggcacaaggttgggaaacactgacttagaagacatcaacagatACATACagataaaccatttaaatgtattgaatgtagaaagagcttcagtcaatatGGACACCTTATAa